A section of the Platichthys flesus chromosome 22, fPlaFle2.1, whole genome shotgun sequence genome encodes:
- the LOC133933679 gene encoding transcription elongation factor A N-terminal and central domain-containing protein, with translation MEVKGVVHCALQIEKLTSDRSYGNIWILLGDLEESQVTAEQLEVTDIVRVLYRLLRTCSDNRVRRKVKSLLSKWKRQYSKVKCGGESEEDGGGSREEEDGGGSRQEEEPPCGPAQAGDGGGSVKAEEEQEESTTVEQHNLQTPTSSSSSSVREKCAQLLLAALHPEPPDQDQASRLAGDIERHVHELHRHSEVKYKTCVRSKVANLRNPKNSHLRRGLLSGSLTPEAFARMSAKEMASEELRQLREEYSSRGVSERQLPQGVEGTQTQKIRCKRCGGSACSVTQVSRGALFLPAWVRRGGADEDAMTFVTCSACGQQWYHSGWVCL, from the coding sequence ATGGAAGTCAAAGGAGTGGTTCACTGTGCGCTGCAGATCGAGAAACTGACCTCGGACAGAAGCTACGGGAACATCTGGATCCTCCTCGGTGACCTCGAGGAGTCGCAGGTCACCGCCGAGCAGCTGGAGGTCACAGACATCGTCAGGGTTCTCTACAGGCTGCTGAGGACCTGCTCGGACAACCGCGTGAGGAGGAAGGTCAAGAGCCTGTTGTCCAAGTGGAAGAGGCAATACAGCAAAGTGAAATGTGGAGGGGAGAgcgaggaggatggaggggggtccagggaggaggaggatggaggggggtccaggcaggaggaggaaccCCCCTGTGGACCAGCACAGGCAGGTGACGGTGGAGGGAGTGTGAAGGCTGAGGAAGAGCAAGAAGAGTCAACCACAGTGGAACAACACAACCTCCAGACTCccacttcctcttcatcatcatcagtgagAGAGAAATGTGCTCAGCTGCTCCTCGCCGCCCTCCACCCCGAGCCTCCGGATCAGGACCAGGCCTCACGGCTGGCCGGAGACATCGAGCGTCACGTCCACGAGCTCCACAGACACAGCGAGGTCAAATACAAAACCTGCGTGAGGAGCAAGGTAGCCAACCTGAGGAATCCTAAGAACAGCCACCTACGCCGGGGCCTCCTGAGCGGCTCCCTGACGCCCGAGGCCTTCGCCCGCATGTCGGCGAAGGAGATGGCGAGCGAGGAGCTGCGGCAGCTCAGGGAGGAGTACTCGTCTCGGGGTGTGAGCGAGAGGCAGCTGCCTCAGGGGGTGGAGGGGACGCAGACGCAGAAGATCCGCTGCAAACGGTGCGGGGGGTCGGCCTGCAGTGTGACGCAGGTGTCCAGGGGCGCCCTGTTCCTGCCTGCGTGGGTGAGGCGTGGCGGCGCCGACGAGGATGCGATGACCTTTGTGACCTGCAGTGCGTGTGGGCAGCAGTGGTACCACAGCGGCTGGGTCTGTCTCTGA
- the LOC133933680 gene encoding ras-related protein Rab-9A-like: protein MTSKSTFLKVILLGDGGVGKSSLMNRYVTNKFDSHLFHTIGVEFLNKELEVDGHSVTLQIWDTAGQERFRSLRTPFYRGSDCCLLTFSIDDRQSFRNLANWKKEFTYYADVKDPDNFPFVVLGNKVDVLERQVSGEDARRWCGENGGHPYFETCAKDATNVAPAFEEAIRGILALDDRADDLIHSNTVDLQRKSRPNPSCC, encoded by the coding sequence ATGACGTCCAAGTCAACTTTCCTGAAGGTGATCCTTCTGGGTGACGGCGGCGTGGGGAAGTCGTCCCTCATGAACCGCTACGTCACCAACAAGTTCGACTCGCACCTCTTCCACACCATCGGCGTGGAGTTCCTCAacaaggagctggaggtggacgGGCACAGCGTCACGCTGCAGATCTGGGACACGGCGGGTCAGGAGCGCTTCCGCAGCCTCCGCACGCCGTTCTACCGCGGCTCCGACTGCTGCCTGCTCACCTTCAGCATCGACGACCGACAGAGCTTCCGCAACCTGGCCAACTGGAAGAAGGAGTTCACGTATTACGCCGACGTCAAGGACCCGGACAACTTCCCCTTCGTGGTTCTGGGCAACAAAGTGGACGTGCTGGAGCGCCAGGTGTCGGGGGAGGACGCGAGACGGTGGTGCGGAGAGAATGGCGGACACCCGTACTTTGAGACATGCGCCAAGGATGCTACGAACGTGGCGCCGGCCTTCGAGGAGGCGATTCGCGGTATCCTGGCGTTGGATGACAGAGCGGACGACCTCATCCACTCCAACACGGTGGACTTACAGAGAAAGAGTCGCCCGAaccccagctgctgctga